A part of Carassius carassius chromosome 4, fCarCar2.1, whole genome shotgun sequence genomic DNA contains:
- the LOC132140009 gene encoding WD repeat-containing protein 31-like, whose protein sequence is MGKLQSKFRRRSDLYKAKEGAEPAPVHQVVHYEPAHTDAINCVISLTSDLCVSGGHDQAVVVYEWRAGKRCKSFRGHSREITKLCCFKGSSLIFSASRDKTVLMWDLGRDTEPVQEFCGHELVVNGVAVSPDGSKLCTGSRDNSMRLWDIESGECLQKHAISRNLVTHVCWVPGSTSIVQTSEDKTIRVWDSRSWQVTNTFPAKQHIQTHCDISSNCYHLLSSSNGFGGQGSEATLWDLRQPGCKVAEYRGHLQTTACCVFVPPRSGYPALVASSSYDSSVKIWDQNTAACLYTLTLDGSGPLVSLAPCDSSSLLCASFNSGLHQLHLDQGAVPSLTEVARF, encoded by the exons ATGGGGAAACTGCAGAGCAAGTTCCGGAGGCGCTCGGACCTTTACAA GGCCAAAGAAGGGGCGGAGCCTGCACCTGTGCACCAGGTAGTGCATTATGAACCCGCTCACACAGATGCCATCAACTGTGTCATCAGCTTGACCTCTGACCTGTGCGTGTCAGGAGGGCATGACCAG GCTGTTGTTGTCTATGAATGGAGAGCTGGAAAACGGTGTAAATCTTTCCGGGGCCACAGCAGAGAGATTACAAAG CTATGCTGTTTTAAAGGAAGTTCCTTGATCTTCAGTGCGTCCCGTGATAAGACGGTGCTGATGTGGGATCTGGGTCGAGATACAGAACCCGTCCAGGAGTTTTGTGGCCATGAGCTTGTAGTTAATGGGGTAGCGGTAAGCCCAG ATGGCTCAAAGCTATGCACGGGCTCTCGTGATAACTCCATGCGCCTCTGGGACATTGAGTCAGGAGAATGTCTGCAAAAACACGCCATCTCACGTAACCTG GTGACTCATGTGTGCTGGGTACCAGGAAGCACATCTATTGTCCAAACCTCAGAAGACAAGACGATAAG GGTGTGGGATAGCCGTTCCTGGCAGGTCACTAACACTTTTCCGGCAAAGCAGCACATCCAGACACACTGTGACATCAGTTCCAACTGTTACCACCTGCTGTCGTCCAGCAATGGTTTCGGTGGTCAGGGTAGTGAGGCCACG CTGTGGGACCTCAGACAGCCCGGCTGTAAAGTGGCCGAATACAGAGGACACCTGCAAACCACAGCATGCTGCGTGTTTGTGCCTCCCCGTTCCGGATATCCTGCTCTCGTGGCGTCATCGTCATATGACAGCTCAGTAAAAATATGGGATCAGAACACTGCAG CGTGTTTGTACACGTTAACGCTGGACGGTTCAGGGCCCTTGGTGTCTCTGGCTCCGTGTGACTCCAGCAGTCTCCTGTGTGCCAGTTTTAACTCAGGACTGCACCAGCTGCATCTAGATCAGGGAGCAGTGCCCAGCCTCACTGAAGTGGCTCGCTTCTGA